In Mustela nigripes isolate SB6536 chromosome 2, MUSNIG.SB6536, whole genome shotgun sequence, a single window of DNA contains:
- the LOC132012502 gene encoding olfactory receptor-like protein OLF4, whose protein sequence is MEPGNLTRVSGFLLLGFSEGPELQPLIFGLFLSMYMITVFGNMLIILAVSSDSHLHTPMYFFLANLSFVDICFTSTTIPKMLMNIQRERKVITYADCITQMYFFLLFAGLDNYILTVMAYDRFLAICHPLHYMIIMNPRLCGLLVLMSWIMSILHSLLQCLMVLRLSFCTILEIPHFFCEIKQVVQLACSDTFLNHMVMYFGAGLLGGGPLAGILYSYSKIVFSILRISSSQGKYKAFSTCASHLSVVSLFYCTSLGVYLSSATPQSSHSGATASVMYTVATPMLNPFIYSLRNKDIKRALKRFFGKETIKGPIVLGLKKMHMIAGLKA, encoded by the coding sequence ATGGAGCCAGGGAACCTTACAAGAGTTTCAggatttcttcttctgggattttcaGAGGGACCAGAACTACAGCCCCTTATATTTGGGCTTTTCCTCTCCATGTACATGATCACTGTGTTTGGAAACATGCTCATCATCCTGGCTGTCAGCTCTGACTCCCATCTCCACactcccatgtacttcttcctcgcCAACCTGTCCTTTGTAGACATCTGtttcacctccaccaccatcccAAAGATGCTGATgaatatacagagagagagaaaagtcattACCTATGCAGACTGCATCACCCAGATgtattttttcctactctttGCAGGATTGGACAACTACATCCTGactgtgatggcctatgaccgatTTTTGGCCATCTGTCACCCCCTGCACTACATGATCATCATGAACCCCCGGCTCTGTGGACTGCTGGTCCTCATGTCCTGGATCATGAGCATCTTGCATTCCTTGTTACAGTGCTTAATGGTGTTGCGTCTGTCCTTCTGCACCATCTTGGAAATACCCCACTTTTTCTGTGAAATTAAACAAGTGGTCCAGCTTGCCTGTTCTGATACCTTTCTTAATCATATGGTGATGTATTTTGGAGCTGGGCTTCTGGGTGGTGGACCCCTTGCTGGAATCCTTTACTCTTATTCTAAGATAGTTTTCTCCATACTCAGGATCTCATCATCCCAGGGCAAGTATAAAGCATTTTCCACCTGTGCATCTCACCTCTCAGTTGTTTCCTTATTTTACTGTACGAGCCTAGGAGTGTACCTTAGCTCTGCTACTCCCCAGAGCTCACACTCAGGTGCAACAGCTTCAGTGATGTACACGGTGGCCACACCCATGCTGAACCCCTTTATCTATAGCCtgagaaataaagatataaagaggGCTCTGAAAAGATTCTTTGGAAAGGAAACTATAAAAGGGCCCATTGTCCTGGGGCTGAAAAAAATGCACATGATAGCAGGACTCAAAGCCTGA